Proteins from one Hemicordylus capensis ecotype Gifberg chromosome 7, rHemCap1.1.pri, whole genome shotgun sequence genomic window:
- the LOC128332824 gene encoding FXYD domain-containing ion transport regulator 5-like: MAKRVLLSTEIGGNGTPADNKVHLYCMELPSALSSWCCEVPAMKLLAFLLLALVGLSTSVDAQVSGSPASIVGEQVDYTKEPFLSTTAEKPKDETTTLALTSNFPQEEEVSTEVEVTSVAGVTPAVEVKTKKPRVGITGATRVTANAADVEIFHYDYYSLRKWGLIAAAILFILGILILTCGKHRHLPRCRGKKRARNYDVTQA; the protein is encoded by the exons ATGGCGAAGAGGG ttttgttatcAACGGAAATtggcgggaatggaacccctgcggataacaaggtccacctgtactgcaTGGAG TTGCCCAGCGCGCTGTCGTCCTGGTGCTGTGAAGTGCCCGCCATGAAG cTCCTTGCCTTTCTGCTGCTTGCCCTTGTGGGCCTTTCCACCTCTGTGGATGCACAAG TTTCAGGAAGCCCAGCTTCGATTGTTGGAGAGCAGGTGGATTACACAAAGGAACCGTTTCTCTCAACAACCG CAGAGAAGCCAAAGGATGAGACTACCACATTGGCGCTCACTAGTAACTTCCCACAAGAAGAGGAAGTATCAACAGAAG TAGAAGTGACATCAGTAGCTGGAGTGACACCAGCAGTTGAAGtgaaaactaaaaagccccgtgTTGGCATCACGGGGGCTACTCGTGTTACAG CTAATGCGGCAGATGTGGAGATTTTCCATTACG ATTATTACTCCCTGCGCAAATGGGGTCTGATAGCTGCTGCCATCCTCTTCATTCTTGGCATTCTCATTCTCACTT GTGGTAAACACAGGCATTTGCCACGATGCCGAGGGAAGAAACGAGCAAG GAACTATGATGTGACTCAAGCCTGA